The Lonchura striata isolate bLonStr1 chromosome 5, bLonStr1.mat, whole genome shotgun sequence genome window below encodes:
- the RANGAP1 gene encoding ran GTPase-activating protein 1: MASEDITKLAESLAKTKVGGGQLSFKGQSLKLNTAEDAEEVIKQIDEFDGLEALRLEGNTVGVEAAKVIAKALEKKSELKRCHWSDMFTGRLRSEIPPALISLGDALIAAGAQLVELDLSDNAFGPDGVRGFEALLKSPACYTLQELKLNNCGMGIGGGKILASALKECHRKSSAQGKPLALKIFVAGRNRLENDGATALAEAFGIIGTLEEVHMPQNGINHPGITALAQAFAINPLLKVINLNDNTFTEKGAVAMAETLKALRQIEVINFGDCLVRSKGAVAIADAVKEGLHKLKELNLSFCEIKRDAALTVAEAIEDKTELEKLDLNGNCLGEEVCEQLHEILESFNMASVLGSLSDDEGEEDDDEEEEDDDEEEEEEEEQQQLKERGTEEQESLTPKKIIDSQASTPVPSPPVDVATFLAFPSPEKLLRLGPKCSVLIAQQTDTSDVEKVVATLLRISSVFKDEAPVKTAVHETTDALMKKAFSSATFNSDAFISSLLAHMGLLKSEEKIKTVPSLYGILMTLNHIVQQDYFPKSLAPVLSAFVTKPNRALDSCSFARHMLLQTLHQL, encoded by the exons ATGGCATCAGAAGACATCACTAAGCTTGCAGAGTCACTTGCCAAAACCAAAGTGGGTGGTGGACAGTTGAGCTTCAAAGGCCAGAGCCTTAAACTCAACACAGCTGAGGATG CTGAAGAAGTGATCAAGCAAATTGATGAATTTGATGGCCTGGAAGCCTTGCGCCTGGAAGGCAACACAGTGGGTGTGGAGGCAGCAAAGGTTATTGCCAAAGCCTTGGAGAAGAAAAGTGAGCTCAAG AGGTGTCATTGGAGTGACATGTTCACAGGCAGGCTCAGGTCTGAGATCCCTCCTGCTTTG ATCTCTTTGGGGGATGCACTCATCGCTGCTGGTGCTCAGCTGGTGGAGTTGGACCTGAGTGACAATGCCTTTGGGCCAGATGGTGTGCGTGGCTTTGAGGCTCTGCTGAAGAGTCCTGCATGCTACACTCTGCAGGAACTCAAGCTCAATAACTGTGGCATGGGCATTGGTGGTGGGAAG ATATTGGCATCTGCTCTGAAAGAGTGTCACAGGAAATCAAGTGCCCAGGGCAAGCctcttgctttaaaaatatttgtggctGGCAGAAATCGCCTGGAAAATGATGGTGCCACTGCCCTGGCTGAAGCCTTTGGG ATCATTGGGACTCTGGAAGAGGTCCATATGCCACAGAATGGAATTAACCATCCTGGCATAACGGCACTAGCACAGGCCTTTGCTATCAACCCACTACTTAAGGTTATAAACTTGAATGACAACACCTTCACAGAGAAAGGAGCTGTGGCGATGGCAGAG ACTCTGAAGGCACTTCGTCAGATTGAAGTGATCAACTTTGGGGACTGCCTGGTCCGTTCCAAGGGTGCTGTTGCTATTGCTGATGCTGTTAAAGAAGGGCTTCATAAATTAAAG GAACTGAATTTGTCTTTCTGTGAGATCAAGCGAGATGCTGCTCTGACTGTTGCTGAAGCTATCGAAGATAAGACAGAGTTGGAGAAGTTGGATCTCAATG GTAACTGTCTGGGAGAAGAGGTGTGTGAGCAGCTCCATGAGATCCTTGAAAGCTTCAATATGGCATCAGTGCTGGGGTCTTTGAG TGATGATGAAGGGGaagaggatgatgatgaggaagaggaagatgatgatgaggaggaggaagaggaggaggaacagcAACAGCTGAAGGAGAGAGGAACGGAAGAACAGGAGTCACTGACTCCTAAGAAGATAATTGATTCACAG GCTTCAACTCCTGTGCCATCTCCTCCTGTGGATGTTGCCACCTTCCTTGCTTTCCCATCACCAGAGAAACTGCTGCGACTAGGACCAAAGTGCTCTGTGCTGATAGCTCAGCAG acAGATACATCTGATGTAGAGAAAGTAGTTGCAACCCTCCTAAGAATATCCTCAGTCTTCAAAGATGAGGCCccagtgaaaacagcagtgCATGAAACAACAG ATGCCTTGATGAAAAAAGCCTTCAGTTCTGCCACATTTAATTCAGATGCATTCATCTCAAGCCTCTTGGCCCACATGGGACTACTTAAG AGTGAAGAGAAGATCAAAACTGTACCAAGCCTCTATGGTATTCTTATGACCTTGAACCATATAGTCCAGCAGGATTACTTCCCTAAATCCCTGGCCCCAGTTCTCTCAGCTTTTGTTACAAA